The Streptococcus iniae genome contains the following window.
GCATAACGCGGACTATTTACAGAACCACCCGTTGTAACATCTGTTTGAACTAATCCACGACCACCTTCATTGTAAGCACCCTCAGCTTGATTGGCAGCAATTGCACCGCCCCACATAAACCCTTTTGGAAATTGTGTATTTGTCATTGTTCTTCCTCTTTCATTTCTAATAGTTATAGTATAGGTTTTTTAAACATGTATTTCTTGTTCAATGATATGTATATATGATACTATCCTATGACATTGATCAAAACTGCCATTTCATAACTATTCAATTTTAGCCAATCCTCCAACCTTAACATCTCAATTGATAATTTTATCTAATGAAATATATGAATGCTTATCGTTTTTCTTTTGCAATAATCTGTTATAATACTATTATATGAATCTAAAAGGAATAAGCTCATGGTAAAAAACAGACAAACTATCCCTAAACTTTCGATGACTGAACAGAAACATCTTTTACCTTATAACTATTTTCAAACCCGTGTTGAAAATGGCCGGCCTGATATTCTTTTTCATTGGCATCCTGAATTGGAAATTAATTATATCTATGAAGGTACAGCACGATACCATATTGATTATGATTTTTTTAATAGCCAGGCTGGTGATATCGTTTTAATTAGACCAAATGGCATGCACTCAATACATCCAATAGCTAATCAAAAACACCTTATGGATACTTTTCAATTTCACTTAGAAATGATTGGTTCTACTATTATTGATCAGGTTAGTTTACGTTATCTTCAACCATTGCAAAATAGTGATTACAAATTTGTCTATTGTATTAAACCTGATATGCCGGGATACTCTGATATTAAATCCTGCTTATTTACCATTTTTAAACTCGCAAAAGAAGAAGGCAGACATTTTGAACTCCTTCTTAAATCAAAACTCCATGAATTTATTTATCTTCTTTTTTATTACCGCTATGTTCTTCGTAAAACGACAGATGATGTTTATCGAAAAAATGAAAAAATTAGGCAACTCATTGATTTTATCAACCACCATTATAATGAAAACCTGACAATTGAATTTTTAGCCGACTATATTGGTTATAGTAAAACCCATTTTATGTCTGTCTTTAAACAACATACT
Protein-coding sequences here:
- a CDS encoding AraC family transcriptional regulator, encoding MVKNRQTIPKLSMTEQKHLLPYNYFQTRVENGRPDILFHWHPELEINYIYEGTARYHIDYDFFNSQAGDIVLIRPNGMHSIHPIANQKHLMDTFQFHLEMIGSTIIDQVSLRYLQPLQNSDYKFVYCIKPDMPGYSDIKSCLFTIFKLAKEEGRHFELLLKSKLHEFIYLLFYYRYVLRKTTDDVYRKNEKIRQLIDFINHHYNENLTIEFLADYIGYSKTHFMSVFKQHTGSSCTEFLIQVRLNKACELLAHSTKPILEITHDIGFNNLSHFNRQFKRYFFVTPSYYRKQYTKTRESQNLINPAKSDQK